In Colias croceus chromosome 12, ilColCroc2.1, one genomic interval encodes:
- the LOC123696105 gene encoding huntingtin-interacting protein 1 isoform X3 — translation MATPADKRFHQLTLAIQKAMNAVETPVKEKHVRSAIIGTFQEQSAITYWMVAIRQPLQDNRIVAWKFCHVTHKLLREGHPACLDDSQRHIGMIENLGKLWMHLREGYGRLIHLYCTLLLSKLKFHARNPRFPGNMQLTVEELDAIAENDVNNYFQLCVELFDYMDDILNLQSAVFDSLGNARANSMTASGQCRLAALIPCAQDSSHIYDCNVRLLFRLHASLPADTLSGHRERFRQQFKKLSSFYKHASSLQYYRNLLTLPVLPSNPPNFLLQSDFGTYVAPVVSIPEPPPDEVDAIGSLIDTSETISQVSTPPRHDSLETRATPSPAPDPLLERDRLIDHLQTELKRMRTEVSQIVQERNTMLSSMREHCARVETQLHAARNELEEEKQKADILAVEAPEIKKKLSETEEKAKVTDEKFQKLKGAYTQLREEHIALIRQKAEVDKLTSSLRAAAAQHESAKMMLQQQLNDRVKDVELLQQSASSSEEIEAYKIEISNLRTDLEQSRQKEVELETLRASIESLQIDHKTATTEQEEKISIMASELKEASESLDRLKKEKIESEAELAKVKEELQSIKQKSGEDYKKVVQEKEEAQKQITELTIKYQQEKEAETHRTNALQTELDNLKTKLSDSESSLQKECFELNELIKSKNSEFEECLKEKDREIQEALEKLTSINIELENCKLQYETTLQNKHSETQALANELDEVKKTSTESLRNLEFQLESLKAQLEEETSNKVMLQNTLSDEQSEIFNLKNKIEHLEQSKNEEISRLKEEFNEVVMAKTQEYSLLAEEKSKLVEENEKLLNELSSEKQVLQQTVDQLQEERDELNKKLEITQSEKVEIEQSLKQEINNLKIETNQIKLESDNDLGILKEKYQNSQQDFNNQLAVKDSDIEHLNTEVEILKSNLSELEKIKNDQKISFERIVDDKNNDIQLMEARLMHTEQGRLNAECELQDLLQQNTVLEADMASLKIQLEEAHREIKKQNSKIVSCAGEAALEVTNTAISTLEHSNAQDANKLAAELASKAFEELARKSQLEGNEEAVAKSAIFAAHNAAQLSSYASEVSNLSTDLELIEKLNNDCRSMLTATKQCLESLKSGAIDRSVCLEARTSVQTVSRNATAADRLVTGTRSVDDELAEMDLAIEQAASQIENLLAASKAGDSGVQLEVNSKILDACTTLMGAVKVLVQDARKLQNELGDPKTRQKMYRRNPQWSEGLISAAKSVVFAAKLLVTSADEAVSSAGGKVEGVSAAAHEVAGSTAQLVAASRARAPPSAPALTRLTAASRHVAAATGALVAAVRSASALVRDKEALDTSALTLTATRRLEMESKVRALELESALDAERARLAALRKRHYHLAHLEENGNIENGKE, via the exons ATGCATCTCCGCGAAGGCTACGGCAGACTGATCCATCTCTATTGCACGCTTCTGCTGAGCAAGCTCAAGTTTCACGCGCGAAACCCGCGCTTTCCCGGCAATATGCAACTCACGGTTGAGGAGTTGGACGCCATTGCTGAGAATGATGTTAATAACTA TTTCCAGCTATGTGTTGAACTGTTCGACTACATGGATGatatcctgaatttacaatcAGCAG TATTCGACAGTCTCGGCAACGCAAGAGCGAACTCAATGACAGCGAGTGGGCAGTGCCGGTTAGCTGCCCTAATCCCTTGCGCCCAGGACTCGTCTCACATCTACGATTGTAACGTGCGGCTTCTGTTCCGGCTACACGCCTCTTTACCCGCCGATACATTAAGTGGACATAGAGAGAG GTTCCGTCAACAGTTCAAAAAGCTGAGTTCGTTCTACAAACACGCAAGCAGTTTACAATACTATAGGAATTTACTCACACTGCCAGTTCTACCGTCGAATCCGCCTAATTTCTTATTACAG AGTGACTTCGGTACATATGTCGCACCAGTGGTGTCAATACCGGAGCCGCCACCTGATGAAGTAGACGCTATTGGATCTTTAATTGACACTTCCGAAACAATTAGCCAG GTATCAACACCACCGCGTCACGACTCGCTAGAAACGCGCGCCACGCCCTCGCCCGCTCCAGACCCGCTGTTAGAGAGAGACCGTCTTATTGACCATCTGCAGACTGAACTTAAGAGAATGCG GACAGAAGTCTCGCAAATAGTACAAGAACGGAACACAATGTTAAGCTCGATGCGGGAACACTGCGCAAGAGTTGAAACACAACTGCATGCCGCTAGG AACGAACTGGAGGAAGAAAAACAAAAGGCTGATATTTTGGCCGTTGAAGCGCCAGAAATTAAAA AAAAGCTCAGTGAAACGGAAGAAAAAGCGAAAGTGACAGATGAGaagtttcaaaaattaaaaggtGCTTACACGCAACTACGTGAAGAACACATCGCACTTATTAGACAG AAAGCCGAAGTAGACAAGTTAACGTCCAGTTTACGTGCCGCCGCTGCGCAACACGAGAGTGCCAAGATGATGTTACAACAGCAGTTAAATGATCGAGTGAA GGATGTGGAACTCCTCCAACAAAGCGCATCGTCCAGTGAAGAAATCGAAGCATACAAAATAGAAATATCGAATCTCCGAACAGATTTAGAACAATCTAGACAAAAAGAAGTTGAATTAGAAACATTGCGAGCGTCCATCGAATCCTTACAAATAGATCATAAAACTGCAACAACGGAACAAGAAGAGAAGATATCAATAATGGCGAGTGAACTTAAAGAAGCTTCGGAAAGTCTTGATAGGTTAAAGAAAGAGAAAATAGAAAGCGAAGCAGAATTAGCCAAAGTGAAGGAAGAATTACAAAGTATCAAACAAAAGAGCGGAGAAGATTACAAAAAGGTTGTACAAGAAAAAGAAGAGGCCCAGAAACAAATAACAGAGCTCACAATTAAATATCAACAGGAAAAAGAG GCTGAAACTCATCGCACTAATGCATTGCAAACTGAATTAGACAATCTAAAAACGAAGCTCTCTGACTCAGAATCGTCTTTACAAAAAGAATGTTTTGAGCTTAacgaattaataaaatcaaaaaattcCGAATTCGAAGAGTGCCTCAAAGAAAAAGACCGAGAAATACAAGAGGCATTAGAAAAACTTACATCAATAAATATCGAGCTTGAGAATTGTAAATTACAATATGAAACGACATTGCAAAACAAACATTCTGAGACACAAGCTCTAGCAAACGAATTGGATGAAGTTAAAAAAACAAGCACGGAATCTTTAAGGAATCTAGAATTTCAGTTAGAATCTTTAAAAGCTCAACTCGAAGAAGAAACTTCGAATAAAGTCATGCTTCAAAATACTCTATCAGATGAACAGTCagagatatttaatttaaaaaacaaaattgaacaTTTAGAACAATcaaaaaatgaagaaataagtCGTTTAAAAGAAGAATTTAATGAAGTGGTCATGGCGAAGACACAAGAATATAGTTTATTGGCTGAAGAAAAATCTAAACTTGTAGAAGAAAATGAAAAACTTCTGAATGAATTATCTTCTGAAAAGCAG gTTCTCCAACAAACAGTTGATCAACTGCAGGAGGAAAGGGatgaacttaataaaaaattagaaataactCAAAGTGAGAAGGTTGAAATCGAACAGAGCCTTAAACAAGAAATTAATAACCTTAAAATAGAAACCAATCAAATCAAACTCGAAAGTGATAATGACCTTGGtattttaaaggaaaaatatcaaaattcgCAACAAGATTTCAATAATCAATTAGCAGTCAAAGATAGCGACATTGAGCATTTAAACACAGAAGTAGAAATTCTTAAATCAAATTTAAGCGAgcttgaaaaaattaaaaatgaccAAAAGATATCTTTTGAAAGAATCGtcgatgataaaaataatgatatacaG cTTATGGAAGCTAGGTTGATGCATACAGAGCAGGGGAGACTGAACGCAGAGTGTGAATTACAGGATCTATTGCAACAAAACACTGTGCTAGAAGCGGATATGGCGtcgttaaaaattcaattgGAAGAGGCCCATAGGGAAATAAAGAAAC AGAACTCTAAAATAGTAAGTTGTGCCGGAGAAGCGGCATTAGAAGTAACGAATACTGCCATTTCGACGTTAGAACATTCCAACGCACAAGATGCGAATAAATTAGCTGCCGAACTCGCTTCTAAGGCTTTCGAAGAACTTGCTAGAAAGTCACAG ttggAAGGAAATGAAGAAGCAGTTGCCAAGTCAGCCATCTTTGCTGCTCACAACGCCGCTCAACTGTCTTCGTATGCGTCAGAAGTGTCCAACTTGTCCACCGATTTGGAATTAATAGAAA AATTAAACAACGACTGTCGAAGTATGCTAACAGCGACGAAGCAGTGCCTGGAATCACTGAAGAGCGGTGCAATAGACCGCAGCGTGTGTCTCGAAGCCCGGACAAGTGTACAGACTGTATCTCGTAATGCAACTGCAGCAGACCGACTTGTTACCGGCACCAGGAGTGTGGACGATGAACTAGCGGAAATGGACTTGGCGATTGAACAGGCGGCTTCTCAGATTGAG AATCTGCTAGCAGCCAGCAAAGCAGGCGACTCCGGAGTACAACTAGAAGTGAACAGCAAGATCCTGGACGCTTGCACCACGCTCATGGGCGCCGTGAAGGTGCTGGTCCAGGACGCGAGGAAGCTGCAGAACGAATTAGGAGATCCGAAGACAAGGCAGAAGATGTACCGCCGCAACCCGCAGTGGTCCGAAGGGCTTATATCCGCTGCGAAGTCGGTCGTCTTCGCGGCTAAGTTATTAGT TACAAGTGCAGACGAAGCAGTATCGTCCGCGGGCGGCAAAGTAGAAGGCGTGAGTGCAGCAGCACACGAAGTGGCCGGCAGCACGGCACAGCTTGTCGCAGCATCACGCGCTAGAGCTCCTCCTAGTGCACCAGCTTTAACACGGCTCACGGCTGCTTCGAGACATGTGGCAGCTGCTACTGGCGCGTTAGTAGCAGCTGTGAGGTCTGCGTCCGCGCTTGTGAGGGATAAGG AGGCACTAGACACATCAGCGCTCACACTCACAGCAACGAGACGCCTTGAGATGGAGAGCAAAGTGCGCGCGCTTGAGTTGGAGAGTGCGCTCGATGCGGAACGTGCGCGACTCGCCGCGTTGCGCAAGCGACACTACCACCTTGCGCACCTTGAAGAG aatggAAATATCGAAAATGGAAAAGAGTGA